The Austwickia sp. genome includes a region encoding these proteins:
- a CDS encoding ribbon-helix-helix protein, CopG family produces MIEGWAAEAEAGYDVDQLKRRGRGRPGRGAEPMQVVAVRLTADELLALDAMADREQVSRSEAIRRALAAYAA; encoded by the coding sequence ATGATCGAAGGCTGGGCCGCCGAGGCCGAGGCCGGCTACGACGTGGACCAGCTCAAGCGTCGGGGACGCGGTCGGCCGGGGCGTGGCGCCGAACCGATGCAGGTGGTTGCCGTCCGACTGACGGCCGACGAACTGTTGGCGTTGGATGCGATGGCCGACCGGGAGCAGGTGTCGCGCTCGGAGGCAATTCGTCGAGCCCTCGCGGCGTACGCCGCGTGA